Part of the Luteitalea sp. genome, TATCGGCCACGACGATGCCGCGGCTGGCCGCGTGCTCGACACCCCGCCGATAGAGCGTGAGGGTCGCCGCCTTCGCTTGCTCCAACACGTCGGAACCGACGAGCCCCGCAGCGTGAGACTCGGTGATGTTCTCATCGTGGCCGCTCGTGGCTTTCGTGGCCGGGGTGAAGATCGGATCGGGCAACCGCTCGCTCTCGCGAAGCCCTGGTGGCAGCGCCACACCACACACCTGGCCGGTGGCGACGTAATCCTTCCATCCCGACCCGGCCAGATATCCGCGCGCGACGCACTCGACCGGCAGTGGGTGAGCTCGACGTACCAGCATCGAGCGCCCCCGCAACTCATCGGCGTACGGTTGTAGCAGCGCCGGATACTCATCGACGTTTGCCGACACGACGTGGTGCGGCATCAGGTCGTGCAACAGCTCGAACCAGAACACCGAGAGCTGGGTCAGGACCTTGCCCTTGTCCGGTATGGCGGAGCCGAGCACATGATCGAAGGCAGAGATGCGATCGGTGGCGACGATGAGCAGATGTTGCGCATCGACGTCGTACACGTCACGTACCTTGCCCCGACGCAGCCGCCGCAGTGCCGGGAGAGAGCTCTCTCGTAGGGGTGTCGAAGCGATCACGCGCAACGACCTCGGAAGTAAGCGCGGACTTCGCTCGTCCGTGTGGAGGTCGATCTCGACACGGCCGCTGCAAGTCCGACGTGCACACCTTACCGAAGTGTTACGTGAACGTCAAAGGGGGTCTTTCCCCTAGAGGGGAAAAAACCTCGTAGCTCTCCGGTCGAAACTACGAAGACACGACGATTCATTTGGCCTCTATGTCTTCGGGATCTCCCGGATGATGATGCTTCCGCTACGGTTCGTCACCACGAGAGGGGCACCGCCGCCGCCGATGGGGCCTCGTGCGCGCTGGGTCTCATCGGAGACCTCCACTCGTAGAGCGTTTGGCACCAGGAGCTCCCCACCGTTCGACGTCGCGTCGACGAGCACCCCCTCGCTCGAAGGGAGCGTGATGTCCAGACGCCGATCCGTCGTGGCGATGTTGACCGGAACGGCGCGTGCCATGAACAGGCGCACCTCCAGATCCTCCGCTTCGATGGTCACGGGTGCCTGCGCATCCCGCAGTATCAGCCTGCCGTCGCGCGCCTCGACCATCAGCGGTCCGAGGTTGGCGTCGATGTCGATACTCACATCGCGTGC contains:
- a CDS encoding phosphoribosylaminoimidazolesuccinocarboxamide synthase translates to MASTPLRESSLPALRRLRRGKVRDVYDVDAQHLLIVATDRISAFDHVLGSAIPDKGKVLTQLSVFWFELLHDLMPHHVVSANVDEYPALLQPYADELRGRSMLVRRAHPLPVECVARGYLAGSGWKDYVATGQVCGVALPPGLRESERLPDPIFTPATKATSGHDENITESHAAGLVGSDVLEQAKAATLTLYRRGVEHAASRGIVVADTKFEFGLVEAGGQQQLILIDEVLTPDSSRFWPAEHHTPGGPQPSFDKQYVRDYLEAIGWNKQPPVPSLPDEVVARTRERYLEAFHRITGGTLA